One stretch of Pseudoramibacter sp. DNA includes these proteins:
- a CDS encoding sulfatase-like hydrolase/transferase, whose translation MSNKDDVQNRKDTEQKQNHKDQNKWQAVRQKRDYVLKLPVETNYLRLILAAVYIVAGLALMSVFGQYEQTQIPSQYWPSTVIAIFVTALFIAVTFKFEGKDRRNWHIAVGLISFFLIAAAHQTACGMPIVTSSRFDPLGLIQLGLAFLIMSALTALFFALTNRLRLSVRIVLVMLFVLSCVNFFLLKFRGDPFYVGDLLTANTGMEVAKNYAIGISGTIIAGIYMAICAYAVSTSIPSKIDFGGKKKNGLMRLGALGVTAAAFVLIMCLPIEDVYDSWTPSSNQYITAFVTNAKLLHIPKPKGYSAQAAAQIVKTGSKKASAEVKKNTNAGKKATEGVASGKKPTVIAVMNESFSDLSVLGNFQTNEDYMPFFRSLSQNTVRGNLYVDVYGAGTCNTEYSFLTGNSTAFLPENTRPYQMYVNYKTPSLAKNLRAQGYETYAMHPGKSSAWKRNKVYPYLGFQHTYFYEDSFSHSELTRNNYVSDRATYQKIIDLYKNRGSKPQFIFDVTIANHGGYNVGTNGMEQIKIINMPNQVNSNVEHTDAEEYLTLIKESDTALKEMINYFKSQDEPVAIVFFGDHQPRLDDSFYADVKGKSLSKWSNEEAQQRYITPYIIWTNYDIQSQSNKNLSVNYLQTELLQTLGLKTTAYNQYEQAMYDKMPVLNSKGAITADGDYLTLDDAEKYNVGVQNYRKVLYNNMFDKKGQKRSLYLLKGAPDGKSDQELRSSLEAYRKKYGNSNLMNVVN comes from the coding sequence GTGAGCAACAAAGATGATGTTCAGAATCGGAAAGACACTGAACAAAAGCAGAACCATAAAGATCAAAACAAATGGCAGGCGGTCAGACAAAAGCGGGATTATGTCCTGAAGCTGCCCGTTGAGACGAATTACCTGCGCCTGATCCTGGCTGCGGTCTACATTGTGGCCGGACTTGCTTTGATGTCGGTCTTCGGCCAGTATGAACAGACCCAGATTCCGTCGCAGTACTGGCCGTCGACGGTCATTGCCATTTTTGTGACGGCCTTGTTCATCGCCGTGACGTTTAAATTTGAAGGAAAAGACCGGCGCAACTGGCATATCGCCGTTGGCTTGATTTCCTTTTTTCTGATCGCTGCAGCGCATCAGACCGCCTGCGGGATGCCGATTGTGACAAGCAGCCGTTTTGATCCCCTAGGTCTGATTCAGCTGGGACTGGCTTTTTTAATTATGTCGGCATTGACGGCGCTGTTTTTCGCTTTGACCAATCGCTTAAGACTCAGTGTCCGCATCGTGCTGGTGATGCTGTTTGTGCTGTCGTGCGTCAATTTCTTTTTGCTTAAATTCCGCGGCGATCCCTTTTATGTGGGCGATTTGCTGACAGCGAATACTGGGATGGAAGTTGCGAAAAATTACGCCATCGGCATTTCCGGCACCATCATTGCCGGCATTTATATGGCCATTTGCGCTTACGCGGTCAGCACCAGCATCCCGTCAAAAATCGACTTTGGCGGCAAAAAGAAAAACGGGCTCATGCGCCTGGGCGCTCTGGGTGTCACCGCAGCTGCTTTTGTGCTCATCATGTGCCTGCCCATCGAAGACGTCTATGATTCCTGGACGCCGTCGAGCAATCAGTACATCACGGCTTTTGTGACCAATGCGAAGCTCCTTCATATTCCAAAACCAAAGGGATATTCGGCTCAGGCGGCTGCACAAATTGTCAAAACAGGCAGCAAAAAGGCGAGTGCTGAAGTCAAAAAGAATACCAATGCGGGAAAAAAGGCGACCGAAGGGGTTGCCAGCGGCAAAAAGCCGACGGTCATTGCCGTGATGAACGAAAGCTTCTCTGATCTTTCAGTGCTTGGAAACTTCCAGACGAATGAGGATTACATGCCCTTTTTCAGGAGTTTAAGCCAAAATACGGTTCGGGGCAATTTGTACGTCGACGTTTACGGTGCGGGAACGTGCAATACGGAATATTCGTTCCTGACGGGAAATTCCACGGCGTTTCTGCCTGAAAATACGCGGCCTTACCAGATGTACGTCAATTACAAAACCCCGAGTCTTGCGAAAAATCTGAGAGCCCAGGGCTACGAAACTTACGCCATGCACCCAGGCAAATCCTCTGCCTGGAAGCGCAATAAGGTGTACCCGTATCTGGGATTTCAACACACTTACTTTTATGAAGATTCCTTCAGCCATTCTGAGCTGACGCGAAACAATTATGTCAGCGACCGAGCCACTTATCAGAAGATCATCGACCTTTACAAAAACCGCGGAAGCAAACCTCAGTTTATTTTCGATGTGACCATTGCCAACCACGGCGGGTACAATGTCGGCACCAATGGGATGGAACAGATCAAGATCATTAATATGCCGAATCAGGTCAACAGCAATGTCGAACATACGGACGCCGAAGAATATCTGACCTTAATTAAAGAAAGCGACACAGCTCTGAAAGAAATGATCAATTATTTCAAAAGCCAGGATGAACCGGTGGCCATTGTGTTTTTCGGCGACCATCAGCCGAGACTGGATGATTCTTTCTATGCGGATGTCAAAGGCAAGAGCCTCAGCAAATGGAGCAATGAGGAAGCCCAGCAGCGCTACATCACGCCGTATATCATCTGGACCAATTACGATATCCAGTCCCAGAGCAATAAGAACTTATCAGTGAATTATCTGCAGACAGAGCTGCTGCAGACCCTGGGGCTTAAAACCACGGCCTACAACCAATACGAACAGGCCATGTACGACAAAATGCCGGTGCTGAACAGCAAGGGCGCGATTACGGCCGACGGGGACTATCTGACACTGGACGATGCTGAAAAATACAACGTCGGCGTTCAGAATTACCGCAAGGTACTGTACAACAACATGTTTGATAAAAAAGGACAGAAGCGTTCCCTCTATTTGCTTAAAGGGGCGCCTGACGGAAAATCAGATCAGGAACTTCGTTCATCCCTTGAAGCATATCGAAAGAAATACGGCAACAGCAATTTGATGAATGTGGTCAATTAA
- the miaB gene encoding tRNA (N6-isopentenyl adenosine(37)-C2)-methylthiotransferase MiaB, translating to MNKTYKIITYGCQMNENDSEKLSGMLKAMGYTPTDDEKSAGLVIMNTCSVRENADERFFGNVGNFKHIKKSNPDLILAVCGCMMQQPAIVKQIKEKNPQVNIVFGTHNIDHFPKLLEAFIETRKRTVEIYDDDHGLAEDLPVDRKYPFKSYVSIMKGCNNFCTYCIVPYTRGREVSRPHEKILEEITDLVKDGCLEVMLLGQNVNSYGNDRRDGYGFAELLRDVNQIDGLRRIRFMTSHPKDMSDAVIEAIATCDKVCPSIHLAIQSGSSRVLKAMHRGYTKTQIIDLVQKIRDRIPHVAITTDIIVGFPGETEEDFEETLDVVRACRFDSAFSFIYSKRSGTPAAEMENQIPDEVKHQRLNRLLDVLHDIGNDQNAWFEGQDVDVLVEGKSAHNPNRLSGRTKNGKLVNFKGDEKTIGTIIPVHIDRAKTFSLDGTACHMQ from the coding sequence ATGAATAAAACCTATAAAATTATTACCTACGGCTGTCAGATGAATGAAAATGACTCTGAAAAATTATCCGGCATGCTGAAAGCCATGGGCTACACGCCCACTGACGACGAAAAAAGCGCGGGACTCGTGATCATGAACACTTGCAGTGTTCGGGAAAACGCCGACGAACGCTTTTTTGGAAATGTCGGCAATTTTAAACACATCAAAAAATCAAATCCCGATCTTATTCTGGCCGTGTGCGGCTGCATGATGCAGCAGCCGGCCATTGTGAAGCAGATCAAGGAAAAAAATCCCCAGGTGAATATCGTTTTCGGCACGCACAACATCGATCATTTTCCAAAACTGCTGGAAGCATTTATCGAGACACGGAAGCGTACCGTTGAAATTTATGACGACGATCACGGGCTGGCTGAAGATCTGCCCGTCGACCGCAAGTATCCTTTTAAAAGCTACGTTTCGATCATGAAAGGGTGCAACAATTTCTGCACGTACTGCATCGTGCCCTATACCCGAGGCCGGGAAGTCAGCCGCCCCCATGAAAAAATCCTTGAGGAAATTACAGATTTGGTCAAGGACGGCTGTTTGGAAGTGATGCTTCTCGGACAGAACGTCAATTCCTACGGGAATGACCGCCGCGACGGCTATGGCTTTGCGGAGCTGTTGAGGGACGTCAACCAGATCGACGGTCTTCGCCGAATCCGGTTTATGACCAGCCATCCCAAAGATATGAGCGATGCAGTGATTGAAGCCATCGCCACGTGTGACAAGGTCTGCCCGTCTATTCATCTGGCCATTCAAAGCGGTTCCAGCCGGGTGCTGAAAGCCATGCACCGGGGCTACACCAAAACTCAGATTATCGATTTGGTGCAGAAAATCAGAGACCGCATTCCCCACGTCGCTATTACAACGGATATCATCGTTGGCTTCCCCGGCGAAACCGAGGAAGATTTCGAAGAAACCCTGGATGTGGTGCGCGCGTGTCGGTTTGATTCCGCTTTTTCCTTCATCTATTCCAAACGCAGCGGAACGCCGGCGGCGGAAATGGAAAACCAGATTCCGGATGAAGTGAAGCATCAGCGGCTGAACCGTCTGCTGGATGTGCTGCATGACATTGGCAACGATCAGAATGCCTGGTTTGAAGGCCAGGATGTTGATGTTTTAGTCGAGGGCAAAAGCGCACACAACCCAAATCGGCTGTCCGGCCGGACAAAAAACGGCAAACTCGTGAATTTTAAAGGCGATGAAAAAACCATCGGGACGATTATTCCGGTTCATATCGACCGGGCCAAGACCTTCAGTCTCGATGGAACGGCATGCCATATGCAATAG
- a CDS encoding YebC/PmpR family DNA-binding transcriptional regulator has product MSGHSKWNNIKNRKGKQDAAKGKIFTKMAKLIAVAAREGGGDPEMNSKLREAVAKAKASNMPNDNIDRAIKKGSGELGDAVFEEITYEGYGPGGAAVIVQALTDNKNRTAGDVRHIFDKNGGNLGTNGCVSYLFERAGRILIEKSDDVDEDELMMTALDAGAEDMETSEDGYEIRTAPADFANVLEKIQEAGYTVASGEIAQIPSTETELSEKDAQKMEKMLEMFDDNDDVQEVFHNWAEA; this is encoded by the coding sequence ATGTCAGGACATTCAAAATGGAATAATATTAAAAATAGAAAAGGCAAACAGGATGCAGCCAAAGGGAAAATCTTCACCAAAATGGCGAAACTGATTGCAGTTGCGGCCAGAGAAGGCGGCGGTGATCCGGAAATGAATTCAAAACTGCGTGAAGCAGTGGCAAAAGCCAAAGCATCCAACATGCCCAACGACAACATCGACCGCGCCATCAAAAAAGGCTCCGGCGAATTGGGCGATGCCGTTTTTGAAGAAATTACCTATGAAGGCTACGGCCCAGGCGGTGCCGCGGTGATTGTGCAGGCACTGACCGACAATAAAAACAGAACAGCAGGGGATGTCCGGCATATTTTTGATAAAAACGGCGGCAACCTCGGCACCAACGGCTGCGTGAGCTATTTGTTTGAAAGAGCAGGGCGCATCCTCATTGAGAAGTCCGACGACGTGGATGAGGACGAGCTGATGATGACAGCCTTGGACGCCGGCGCCGAGGACATGGAAACGTCAGAAGACGGCTATGAAATCAGAACGGCACCTGCCGATTTTGCCAATGTATTGGAAAAGATTCAGGAAGCAGGCTATACAGTTGCATCTGGTGAAATCGCGCAGATTCCGTCAACGGAAACGGAACTGTCTGAAAAAGACGCTCAGAAAATGGAAAAAATGCTTGAAATGTTCGACGACAACGACGACGTTCAGGAAGTATTCCACAACTGGGCTGAAGCTTAA
- a CDS encoding NAD(P)H-hydrate dehydratase has product MKVVTPSEMSEMDRQTIAHGIADYELMERAGACCFEVISQEIPEHSKVLVLCGSGNNGGDGQVIARLCRHHGHQTEVLFTGNPDHFTPNSRQNFKRLQEIGLPYTFYSEMNEEVQNQIQKADVIVDAVFGNGLKNRPLYPKITALFEAVNQSKAVVYAIDIPSGLRGSNGLTVGAAVRADRTLVIQNPKVGQLLENGPDFLGRATVLDVGISEAYTDSQKMLLEASTLPKCMKRKKNSHKYDYGALSIIAGSQGMIGAGLMCSSACLKAGAGMVTTWVPENIYDIVAAQMPWEIMVKPYRSGELVPQLGDTRASAYVFGPGVGRKRNAAPLLHGLVQSGKPVVIDADGLYHLAQNKSILKGHLGDMILTPHAGEFCRLCGIDKDDYRENSMEAAASFAAAYQVILVLKGYHTRIFIPHGSDPSQCEIWFNTTGNPGMATAGSGDVLTGVIAGLLAQTQNAGDAAKLGVYLHGLAGDLAAEKYGMCALNATDLIRMLPQALQRSVHE; this is encoded by the coding sequence ATGAAAGTGGTTACACCGTCAGAAATGAGCGAAATGGATCGGCAGACAATTGCCCACGGCATTGCCGATTATGAATTGATGGAAAGGGCGGGGGCATGCTGCTTTGAGGTCATCAGCCAGGAAATTCCCGAACATTCGAAGGTTCTGGTGCTCTGCGGCTCGGGAAATAACGGCGGTGACGGCCAGGTGATTGCCCGTCTCTGCCGGCATCACGGCCATCAGACGGAAGTGCTGTTTACCGGCAATCCAGATCATTTTACGCCCAATTCCAGACAGAATTTTAAGAGACTTCAGGAAATCGGTCTGCCTTACACTTTTTATTCTGAAATGAACGAAGAGGTTCAAAATCAAATCCAAAAAGCCGATGTCATTGTCGATGCGGTTTTTGGAAACGGCCTGAAAAACCGGCCCTTATATCCCAAGATTACAGCGCTGTTTGAAGCCGTCAACCAGTCGAAGGCAGTGGTTTATGCCATTGATATTCCATCGGGACTCCGGGGGTCCAACGGGCTGACCGTGGGGGCGGCTGTCCGCGCTGACAGAACATTGGTCATTCAAAATCCGAAGGTCGGCCAGCTGTTGGAAAACGGGCCTGATTTTCTGGGCCGGGCGACGGTTCTCGACGTGGGGATATCAGAAGCCTATACAGACTCTCAAAAAATGCTTTTAGAGGCTTCAACGCTTCCCAAATGCATGAAGCGCAAAAAGAATTCTCACAAGTACGATTACGGAGCCCTTTCAATCATTGCAGGCAGCCAGGGCATGATCGGCGCCGGCCTGATGTGTTCATCAGCCTGTTTGAAAGCTGGTGCCGGAATGGTGACCACCTGGGTGCCGGAAAACATTTACGATATTGTGGCGGCGCAAATGCCATGGGAAATCATGGTCAAACCTTACCGTTCAGGGGAGCTTGTTCCGCAGCTGGGGGACACCCGCGCTTCGGCTTATGTCTTTGGCCCGGGCGTCGGCCGAAAACGGAATGCAGCGCCTTTGCTGCACGGGCTGGTTCAGTCGGGAAAGCCAGTTGTGATTGACGCCGACGGCCTTTATCATTTGGCTCAGAACAAATCGATTCTGAAAGGGCATCTGGGCGACATGATTTTGACGCCCCACGCCGGAGAATTCTGCCGTTTGTGCGGCATTGACAAAGATGATTACCGTGAAAACAGTATGGAAGCTGCGGCTTCATTTGCAGCAGCCTATCAGGTGATTCTGGTGCTCAAGGGATACCATACCCGCATTTTTATTCCCCACGGTTCCGATCCGTCTCAATGTGAGATTTGGTTTAATACCACAGGCAACCCCGGCATGGCGACAGCGGGCAGCGGCGATGTCTTAACCGGTGTGATTGCAGGTCTGCTTGCTCAGACGCAAAATGCGGGCGACGCGGCGAAGCTCGGCGTCTATCTCCATGGCCTGGCGGGAGATCTGGCCGCGGAAAAATACGGCATGTGCGCCTTGAATGCAACGGATTTGATTCGCATGCTGCCCCAAGCTTTACAAAGGAGTGTTCATGAATAA
- the pyk gene encoding pyruvate kinase → MPNPEVLKKTKMICTLGPATDRPGVLEQLITHGMNVARLNFSHGSHEEHAKRIARLKKARKDSGIAIAIMLDTKGPEIRTGVLKDDKVTLNQGDHIVLTTEEIEGDASRVSVSYKGLPEDLKEGVKILIDDGLIELTVQKIEGQDIECVVDNGGVLGSRKSINIPEVSISLPGLTEKDREDLIFGVKHGIDFVSASFIRKAQDVIAIRKVLNNAGGEHVKIISKIESREGVENIHRIITVSDGIMVARGDLGVEIPAEDVPIVQKNIIQRCNIVGKPVITATQMLDSMIRNPRPTRAEVGDVANAVFDGTDAVMLSGETAAGDYPVEACKTMARIVLKTENSPQYKHREHVPHGEMTITNGVCSAVVNIVESLGVKAIIAPTTSGYTPRMLSKYRPNCLIFAVSDNMRTVRRCCMQWGAYCLYVPKMTELDDLVNDVNRILETMNVVKTGDLVVAAAGLPFGIQGNTNTIRVRTVGNAVLSGIGIGDKLVTGFAKFVTPDTLDDFDEGDIVVTRVITPGIYGAIEKAAAVVTSEVGPNSEADHVAKDYHIPVIKGVQKATEVITEGKLITIDPLNGMIYQGAVRNRKI, encoded by the coding sequence ATGCCAAATCCAGAAGTATTAAAGAAGACAAAGATGATCTGTACCCTCGGTCCGGCAACCGACCGCCCAGGGGTTTTGGAACAGTTGATTACCCACGGGATGAACGTCGCAAGACTGAACTTTTCCCACGGTTCTCACGAAGAACACGCCAAGCGGATTGCAAGGCTTAAGAAAGCGCGTAAAGACTCCGGCATTGCCATTGCCATTATGCTGGATACCAAAGGACCGGAAATCCGGACAGGGGTATTAAAAGACGATAAAGTCACGCTCAATCAGGGCGATCATATTGTGCTGACGACCGAAGAAATCGAAGGGGATGCCAGCCGCGTTTCTGTGAGCTACAAGGGTTTGCCGGAAGACTTAAAAGAAGGGGTCAAAATCTTAATTGACGACGGCCTCATCGAACTGACGGTTCAGAAAATCGAAGGCCAGGATATCGAATGTGTCGTCGACAACGGCGGTGTCCTCGGCAGCCGGAAAAGCATCAACATTCCGGAAGTCTCCATCAGTCTGCCGGGGCTGACGGAAAAAGACAGAGAAGACCTGATTTTCGGCGTCAAACACGGCATTGACTTTGTTTCAGCGTCTTTTATCCGCAAGGCGCAGGATGTCATCGCGATTAGAAAAGTCCTGAACAATGCCGGCGGCGAACACGTCAAGATTATCTCTAAAATTGAAAGCCGCGAAGGGGTTGAAAACATCCACCGCATCATCACGGTGTCCGACGGCATTATGGTAGCCAGAGGCGATTTGGGCGTTGAAATTCCGGCAGAAGATGTGCCGATCGTCCAGAAAAACATCATTCAGCGCTGCAACATCGTGGGCAAGCCGGTCATCACGGCAACTCAGATGCTGGATTCCATGATCAGAAATCCCCGCCCGACCCGTGCGGAAGTCGGCGACGTCGCAAACGCTGTTTTTGACGGCACAGACGCGGTCATGCTTTCTGGGGAAACGGCAGCAGGGGACTATCCGGTCGAAGCCTGCAAAACCATGGCGCGCATTGTATTGAAAACTGAAAACTCGCCGCAGTACAAACATCGGGAACATGTGCCTCACGGCGAAATGACCATCACCAACGGAGTCTGCTCAGCAGTTGTCAATATCGTCGAATCCCTGGGCGTCAAGGCAATTATTGCGCCGACGACCAGCGGCTACACCCCGAGAATGCTGTCTAAATACCGCCCGAACTGTCTGATCTTTGCGGTTTCAGACAACATGCGCACGGTGCGCAGATGCTGTATGCAGTGGGGCGCCTATTGCTTGTACGTGCCGAAAATGACAGAACTCGACGATCTGGTGAACGATGTCAACCGGATCCTTGAAACCATGAATGTCGTGAAGACCGGCGATCTGGTGGTTGCGGCAGCAGGGCTGCCTTTCGGAATTCAGGGCAACACGAATACGATCCGTGTGAGAACAGTCGGCAACGCCGTGCTTTCCGGCATCGGCATCGGCGATAAGCTGGTGACGGGTTTTGCAAAATTTGTCACGCCGGATACTTTGGATGATTTCGATGAAGGCGACATCGTCGTGACCCGTGTCATCACACCGGGCATCTACGGCGCCATTGAAAAGGCGGCGGCTGTGGTCACCTCTGAAGTCGGTCCGAATTCAGAAGCGGATCATGTCGCAAAGGATTATCACATTCCGGTGATCAAAGGCGTTCAGAAAGCGACTGAAGTCATCACCGAAGGCAAGCTGATTACGATCGATCCTCTCAACGGGATGATTTATCAGGGCGCCGTCCGTAATCGGAAAATTTAA
- a CDS encoding YdbC family protein, with protein MAFDFDVVEECGVLSEGANGWQKELNRVSWNGREPKYDIRDWSPKHERMRKGITLTVDELVELKRILNELDLD; from the coding sequence ATGGCATTTGATTTTGATGTTGTAGAAGAATGCGGTGTGCTGTCTGAAGGCGCGAATGGCTGGCAGAAAGAGCTCAACCGTGTAAGCTGGAACGGCAGAGAACCCAAGTACGATATCCGGGACTGGTCGCCAAAGCATGAGAGAATGCGGAAGGGCATCACGCTGACAGTCGACGAACTCGTCGAACTGAAGCGGATTCTCAACGAATTGGATTTAGATTAG
- a CDS encoding glutaredoxin family protein — translation MKIDKAELYTWPTCPYCNRAKALLDQLHIPYTDHDIWGKDEAKQNLIEKTGQTTVPYVFLNDRFIGGCDDLFEIYQSEGLE, via the coding sequence ATGAAGATAGACAAAGCAGAGCTCTATACATGGCCGACATGTCCTTACTGCAACCGAGCCAAAGCATTATTAGATCAGCTGCATATCCCTTACACAGATCACGACATCTGGGGAAAGGATGAAGCCAAGCAGAACCTGATCGAAAAGACGGGACAGACCACGGTTCCGTACGTTTTTTTGAACGATCGCTTTATCGGCGGCTGCGACGATTTATTTGAAATTTATCAGAGCGAAGGGCTGGAATAA
- a CDS encoding type IV pilus twitching motility protein PilT → MKAYDWIVKAAHYRASDVHFSVNERPKCRIDGVLCDLSRDRLDVSACEQIAKALLDGDKRLSAQLMREKSVDFSKTIEDIRCRINLFFQRRAIAAAIRLLPGHIPDLNALGLPDVVSRFGTIKNGLVLVCGPTGSGKSTTLAAILNQINLSRAVHLITLEDPVEYLYPQGKALIHQREIGFDVQDYASGLRDALREDPDVLLIGEMRDSVTVKIALEAAETGHLVFSTLHTPTAEGAIDRVLSLFSGENQIGQMRQVLSMNLKAVLWQQLLPRAGAQGRVCAAEILIVTPAVQHLIREGQTQQLYNYMLTEKKYGSQTMDADLLRLCRTGRITPKTALCAARNRAHFKDALKKLSEKN, encoded by the coding sequence ATGAAAGCGTATGATTGGATTGTCAAAGCCGCACATTACCGCGCAAGCGATGTGCATTTTTCTGTAAACGAACGGCCCAAATGCCGGATCGACGGGGTGCTTTGTGATTTGTCCCGGGATCGGCTGGACGTCTCAGCATGCGAACAGATTGCCAAGGCGTTGTTAGACGGAGACAAGCGGCTTTCTGCGCAGCTGATGCGGGAAAAATCCGTTGATTTTTCCAAAACCATTGAAGATATTCGCTGCCGGATCAATCTTTTCTTTCAGCGCCGTGCCATCGCAGCGGCCATTCGGCTTTTGCCCGGGCATATTCCGGATCTCAATGCTCTGGGTCTGCCCGACGTGGTCAGCCGTTTTGGAACGATAAAAAATGGGCTGGTCCTGGTGTGCGGACCGACGGGGTCCGGCAAATCGACGACCCTTGCCGCAATACTCAATCAAATTAACCTGTCCCGGGCAGTGCATTTGATCACGCTGGAAGATCCCGTCGAATATCTTTATCCGCAGGGGAAAGCGCTCATTCATCAAAGAGAGATCGGTTTCGACGTTCAGGATTACGCTTCCGGGCTGCGGGATGCTCTTCGGGAGGATCCGGATGTGCTGCTCATCGGGGAGATGCGGGACAGCGTGACCGTGAAAATTGCTTTAGAGGCGGCAGAAACCGGGCATCTGGTTTTTTCGACGCTGCATACGCCAACCGCAGAGGGGGCCATTGACCGCGTTTTGTCTCTTTTTTCAGGTGAAAATCAAATCGGCCAGATGCGCCAGGTGCTGTCGATGAATTTGAAGGCGGTGCTCTGGCAGCAGCTGCTTCCCAGAGCGGGTGCTCAGGGACGGGTGTGCGCCGCTGAAATATTAATCGTGACGCCGGCAGTTCAGCATTTGATCCGCGAAGGCCAGACCCAGCAGCTTTACAATTATATGCTCACTGAAAAGAAATACGGCAGTCAGACCATGGACGCCGATCTCCTGCGTCTGTGCCGGACCGGCCGCATCACCCCTAAAACGGCTTTGTGCGCGGCGAGAAACAGAGCGCATTTCAAAGACGCTTTGAAAAAATTATCAGAAAAGAATTGA